A section of the Microbacterium sp. MM2322 genome encodes:
- a CDS encoding recombinase family protein, giving the protein MGKLIGCARVSTRQQSTDRQQADLLAAGVRRDDVYVDHGVSGAQASRPQFDRALEALHDGDTLVITTLDRLGRSTQNMLAFADELRHRGAGLRVLNLGGGDVDTSTPMGSMLFTIMAALAQMEHEIKRERVTDSIAKRRAAGQDLGGRPQRVTDSQVRSALRLVEGGTPAAQVARDLGMSRATFYRRSKALRSIEG; this is encoded by the coding sequence ATGGGCAAGCTGATCGGCTGCGCGCGGGTCTCGACGCGGCAGCAGTCCACCGATCGCCAGCAGGCCGACCTCCTGGCTGCCGGCGTGCGGCGGGATGATGTGTACGTCGATCACGGGGTATCCGGGGCGCAGGCGTCGCGGCCGCAGTTCGATCGGGCGCTCGAGGCGCTGCACGACGGGGACACGCTCGTGATCACGACCCTCGACCGTCTCGGACGGTCGACGCAGAACATGCTCGCGTTCGCGGACGAGCTCCGCCACCGCGGCGCCGGTCTGCGGGTGCTGAATCTAGGCGGCGGCGACGTCGATACGTCGACGCCGATGGGGTCGATGCTGTTCACGATCATGGCTGCGCTTGCGCAGATGGAGCACGAGATCAAGCGCGAACGCGTCACCGACTCGATCGCCAAGCGCCGCGCAGCGGGCCAGGATCTTGGCGGTCGGCCGCAGCGAGTGACGGACAGTCAGGTCCGCAGCGCACTGCGGCTCGTCGAGGGCGGCACCCCGGCGGCGCAGGTCGCCCGCGACCTCGGCATGTCTCGCGCCACCTTCTACCGACGGTCCAAGGCGCTGAGGTCCATCGAGGGCTGA
- a CDS encoding GNAT family N-acetyltransferase — MTMMLRTPVAADLTRVASDLARWQSDEWPGFLHPGDLGWHSLVGAERTAADVRVWAYDGKTVAIGLLDEPDLLRMAVDPSVSDDESVAAHIRRDLEDPEQGVLAAGEAVIEARGAHALQDSLRTEGWVDDEPWTPLQLRLDEPLNVERLKRAAVRVASVGPDEAATWIAVHWSAFRATPLDDETRARFMQRWTTMATGPFADLAQHLIAFDSDEAPVAVTSVWAAGPGRPGLIEPMGVHKDHHGRGYGVAITLAGARALQQAGSSSAVVVAEGSNDGALATYVAAGFVPSTPVTDLSRA, encoded by the coding sequence ATGACGATGATGCTGCGCACACCTGTGGCTGCCGACCTCACGCGAGTCGCGAGCGACCTCGCCCGATGGCAGTCGGACGAATGGCCCGGCTTCCTGCACCCCGGAGACCTCGGCTGGCATTCGCTTGTCGGTGCGGAACGAACGGCGGCAGACGTGCGTGTCTGGGCGTACGACGGGAAGACCGTGGCGATCGGCCTGCTCGACGAGCCGGACCTGCTCCGCATGGCAGTCGACCCATCAGTGAGCGACGACGAGTCGGTCGCCGCGCACATCCGTCGCGATCTCGAGGATCCTGAACAGGGTGTGCTCGCAGCCGGCGAGGCCGTGATCGAGGCCCGCGGTGCCCATGCCCTGCAGGATTCACTCCGGACCGAGGGATGGGTTGACGACGAGCCGTGGACGCCGCTTCAACTGCGTCTCGACGAGCCGCTCAACGTCGAACGACTCAAGCGCGCGGCAGTCCGCGTCGCGTCGGTAGGTCCTGACGAGGCAGCGACCTGGATCGCGGTGCACTGGTCAGCCTTCAGGGCGACACCGCTCGACGACGAGACGAGAGCTCGCTTCATGCAGCGATGGACGACGATGGCCACCGGCCCGTTCGCCGACCTCGCGCAGCACCTGATCGCGTTCGACTCCGACGAAGCGCCCGTGGCGGTCACCTCGGTCTGGGCCGCTGGGCCCGGGCGTCCTGGACTCATCGAGCCGATGGGCGTGCACAAGGATCACCACGGCAGGGGCTATGGCGTCGCCATCACGCTCGCCGGCGCCCGCGCACTGCAGCAGGCGGGCTCCTCCAGCGCGGTCGTCGTCGCCGAGGGGTCGAATGACGGCGCGCTTGCGACCTACGTGGCAGCTGGCTTCGTGCCATCGACCCCCGTGACCGACTTGAGTCGGGCATAG
- a CDS encoding NUDIX domain-containing protein encodes MPPIVVEKVICYVVQDDDLLVFRHLDHPLTVTGVQVPAGTVESGEEALTAAVREVLEETGIRARVVRQLGTGDYDMRPYRDELAHRTFVQLAPAKAQDARGRWIAGESDPADGSGPERWECWWMPIKQAHVLAGGQGALLGLIE; translated from the coding sequence ATGCCTCCAATAGTCGTTGAGAAGGTCATCTGTTACGTAGTGCAGGATGACGACCTTCTGGTATTCCGCCATCTTGATCACCCTCTGACCGTGACGGGCGTTCAGGTGCCGGCCGGCACCGTGGAAAGCGGCGAGGAAGCGCTCACTGCGGCGGTGCGTGAGGTGCTTGAGGAAACCGGCATCCGCGCCCGCGTGGTGCGTCAATTGGGGACGGGTGATTACGACATGCGTCCGTACCGGGATGAGTTGGCACACAGAACGTTCGTCCAGCTTGCCCCGGCGAAGGCGCAAGACGCTCGTGGGCGCTGGATAGCAGGGGAATCAGATCCAGCCGACGGGTCAGGACCGGAACGGTGGGAGTGCTGGTGGATGCCCATTAAGCAAGCCCACGTCCTAGCGGGCGGACAGGGTGCACTCCTGGGACTAATCGAGTAG
- a CDS encoding SRPBCC family protein → MPVIESRCVVPVEVTVAFAVSQTTGETRKRWDPFIRRQYFVDGATGPAKGVRTYTVQRFGFRMESEYVSYNPPSNVGMKMTKGSWFFERLAGGWKFTPVADDPGSTLAVWRYNFSCRPPWLAPFAEWIGAMVLKRDMDRRIRRFARGCSDPLVLAAVT, encoded by the coding sequence ATGCCCGTCATCGAGTCCCGCTGCGTCGTGCCGGTCGAGGTGACCGTCGCCTTCGCCGTTTCGCAAACCACCGGCGAGACCCGCAAGCGCTGGGACCCATTCATCCGTCGCCAGTACTTCGTCGACGGTGCCACCGGCCCGGCAAAGGGCGTGCGGACCTACACGGTGCAGCGCTTCGGATTCCGCATGGAGAGCGAGTACGTCTCTTACAACCCGCCGTCGAACGTCGGCATGAAGATGACGAAGGGTTCCTGGTTCTTCGAACGTCTCGCCGGTGGGTGGAAGTTCACCCCCGTCGCTGACGACCCCGGCAGCACCCTCGCTGTCTGGCGGTACAACTTCTCGTGCCGTCCCCCATGGTTGGCCCCGTTCGCTGAATGGATCGGCGCGATGGTGCTGAAGCGCGACATGGACCGACGCATCCGCCGCTTCGCGAGGGGGTGCTCCGATCCCCTCGTGCTCGCTGCAGTGACCTGA
- a CDS encoding MarR family transcriptional regulator: MRREWSAMNSNDVTPQVAGHESRRVLDLLRHYRVAESHMLARARRSLGLSENEFSALRFLMQQRDHAARPHTLIQHLGISSASVTTMIDKLERTGRIERHVVAGDRRAVSVAATELAKQEMRTTFGVLDQLMEAVAERLSPSELRHIEAFLAAVTDAVEGSVAA; encoded by the coding sequence ATGCGGCGTGAGTGGAGCGCGATGAACAGTAACGATGTGACCCCACAGGTTGCGGGGCATGAGTCGCGGCGAGTCCTCGACCTGTTGCGGCACTACCGGGTCGCCGAATCACACATGCTGGCCCGTGCACGACGGTCCCTGGGATTGAGCGAGAACGAATTCTCGGCGCTTCGCTTTCTGATGCAACAGCGCGACCATGCCGCCAGGCCTCACACTCTGATCCAGCATCTCGGGATCTCGTCGGCATCGGTGACAACCATGATCGACAAACTCGAACGCACTGGTCGGATCGAACGACACGTCGTCGCCGGCGACCGTCGAGCAGTGTCCGTGGCGGCGACAGAGCTCGCCAAACAGGAGATGCGGACCACGTTCGGGGTACTGGACCAGCTCATGGAAGCCGTCGCGGAGCGGCTCAGCCCGTCTGAACTCCGCCACATCGAAGCGTTCCTGGCGGCCGTCACCGATGCCGTCGAGGGAAGCGTCGCAGCCTGA
- a CDS encoding PLD nuclease N-terminal domain-containing protein produces MDAINPLIPSGYDIAWSVVALVGAVLAIVALVSLARSARHLSARQALGWVLLTIFIPILGPVTWLAIGRRAHGMPPREA; encoded by the coding sequence GTGGACGCCATCAACCCCCTCATCCCCAGCGGATACGACATCGCGTGGTCTGTCGTCGCGCTCGTGGGCGCTGTGCTGGCGATCGTCGCGCTGGTGTCGCTCGCCCGTTCCGCCCGACACCTCAGCGCACGGCAGGCGCTCGGATGGGTACTGCTCACGATCTTCATCCCGATCCTCGGACCCGTCACCTGGCTCGCGATCGGCCGACGGGCGCACGGGATGCCTCCTCGCGAGGCCTGA
- a CDS encoding FAD-dependent monooxygenase, with the protein MQFHHHGYVSGDPRVLPAAGTGIDRPDELPDETDVLIVGSGPAGMLLAAQMSQFPQVSTRLIERRSGRLELGQADGIQPRSVETFQAFGFAERIVAEAYNIGYMNFWGPDPSDPRRIRRTSRTDDYGLKISEFPHLIVNQARVLDYFAEAAAQGPGRIVPDYGVEFVGLEVPEDAAAPVAVTVRHVDGPRAGEERVIRARYVVGCDGARSGVRQAIGRVHVGDASLHAWGVMDVLVDTDFPDWRIKCAINSTAGNILHIPREGGYLSRMYIDLGAVSADDNHRVRQTPIEEVIRRANEILHPYAIDVKQVAWHSVYEVGHRVTDGFDDVPEGEDRDPRVFLTGDACHTHSAKAGQGMNVSMQDGFNLGWKLGHVLTGLATASLLATYGAERRPVAQQLIDFDKEWSSLMARKPEEITDPEDLATYYLATAEFPSGFMTRYERSAIVGGTEHESLATGFPVGKRLKSAEVVRVADGNVVHLGHHAKADGRWRVYAFADQSGERLADWAEWFGSASGPVARHTPVGADPDAVFDAKVIYPRSYEDVEMAAVPGVFRPHSGPLGLMDWEKVYAAGPSTWTDVDIFAERGISPEGAVVVVRPDQYVAAVLPLTATAELGEFLAGALRPVG; encoded by the coding sequence ATGCAGTTCCACCACCACGGGTACGTCTCGGGCGACCCGCGGGTCCTCCCCGCCGCAGGCACCGGGATCGACCGCCCCGACGAGCTCCCCGATGAGACGGACGTCCTCATCGTGGGGTCGGGTCCCGCCGGGATGCTGCTGGCCGCCCAGATGTCGCAGTTCCCGCAGGTCTCGACCCGCCTCATCGAGCGGCGAAGCGGTCGGCTGGAGCTCGGACAGGCCGACGGCATCCAGCCGCGGTCGGTGGAGACGTTCCAGGCGTTCGGGTTTGCCGAGCGGATCGTCGCCGAGGCCTACAACATCGGCTACATGAACTTCTGGGGCCCTGATCCGTCCGACCCGCGCCGCATCCGTCGGACGTCTCGAACCGATGACTATGGCCTGAAGATCAGCGAGTTCCCGCACCTCATCGTCAACCAGGCGCGCGTGCTCGACTACTTCGCCGAAGCAGCCGCCCAGGGGCCGGGACGCATCGTGCCCGACTACGGCGTCGAGTTCGTCGGGTTGGAGGTGCCTGAGGATGCCGCGGCCCCCGTCGCCGTCACGGTCCGGCACGTCGACGGTCCGCGAGCGGGGGAGGAGCGCGTGATCCGCGCACGGTACGTCGTCGGATGCGACGGTGCGCGCAGCGGCGTGCGGCAGGCGATCGGCCGGGTCCACGTGGGCGATGCGTCGCTGCATGCCTGGGGCGTCATGGACGTGCTGGTCGACACCGACTTCCCCGACTGGCGCATCAAGTGCGCGATCAACAGCACGGCGGGCAACATCCTGCACATCCCCCGTGAGGGCGGGTACCTCAGCCGGATGTACATCGACCTCGGTGCCGTCTCAGCCGACGACAATCACCGCGTCCGCCAGACCCCGATCGAAGAGGTCATCCGGCGGGCGAACGAGATCCTCCACCCCTACGCGATCGACGTGAAGCAGGTCGCCTGGCACAGCGTCTACGAGGTCGGGCATCGTGTGACCGACGGGTTCGACGATGTGCCCGAGGGGGAGGATCGCGACCCGCGCGTGTTCCTCACCGGGGACGCCTGCCACACGCACAGCGCCAAGGCCGGCCAGGGGATGAACGTCTCGATGCAGGACGGGTTCAATCTGGGCTGGAAGCTCGGTCACGTGCTGACCGGGCTTGCCACGGCATCCCTTCTCGCCACCTACGGAGCCGAACGGCGGCCGGTCGCGCAGCAGCTGATCGACTTCGACAAGGAGTGGTCGTCGTTGATGGCGCGCAAGCCGGAGGAGATCACCGACCCCGAGGACCTCGCGACCTATTACCTCGCGACCGCCGAGTTCCCTTCGGGGTTCATGACGCGGTACGAGCGGTCGGCGATCGTCGGCGGAACCGAGCACGAGAGTCTCGCTACCGGGTTCCCCGTGGGCAAGCGGCTGAAGTCGGCCGAGGTCGTTCGCGTCGCGGACGGCAACGTCGTGCACCTCGGCCACCACGCGAAGGCGGACGGCCGATGGCGCGTGTACGCCTTCGCAGACCAGTCGGGCGAGAGACTCGCCGACTGGGCGGAGTGGTTCGGCTCGGCATCCGGTCCCGTCGCCCGGCACACTCCCGTAGGGGCGGATCCCGACGCGGTGTTCGACGCGAAGGTGATCTATCCGCGCTCGTATGAGGATGTCGAGATGGCCGCGGTTCCGGGCGTCTTCCGGCCCCACTCCGGCCCGCTCGGGCTCATGGACTGGGAGAAGGTCTACGCGGCGGGGCCGTCGACGTGGACGGATGTCGACATCTTCGCCGAGCGGGGGATCTCGCCGGAAGGTGCGGTCGTGGTCGTGCGGCCCGACCAGTACGTCGCCGCCGTCCTGCCGCTGACCGCGACGGCAGAGTTGGGTGAGTTCCTCGCCGGGGCGCTTCGGCCGGTCGGCTGA
- a CDS encoding MFS transporter, with the protein MSTSPARGFTPTGTIATAADRRRVVFATVVGTTVEWYDFFIYATAVGLVFGQLFFAPLGKDSVLIGFATVGVSFLFRPLGAFLAGHLGDKYGRKVVLMWTLILMGVATALIGVLPSAESIGLAAPVILVLLRILQGISAGGEWGGAVLMAVEHAPKTRRGAFGASPQIGVPLGLLLASGVMALMSAIAPGEQFLEWGWRVPFLLSVVLILVGWYVRRRVEESPVFLELAERKEHSRMPIVELFRKHAVLVIVAAFVFAGNNAVGYMTTGGYIQGYATNPEGPLGLDRGPVLWAVTGSAVTWLLSTLVAGFASDRFGRRTTYIAGWIMQLVGVFTLFPLVNTGNVFVLFLGLAILTIGLGFTYGPQAALYAELFPASIRFSGVSISYAIGAILGGAFAPTIATALVAAFGSTTPVTWYLAGMTVLGLVATLLLRDRSGIPLDPDHEAEQSVSPVRGLTRA; encoded by the coding sequence ATGAGCACTTCCCCTGCCCGAGGGTTCACACCCACCGGGACCATCGCCACCGCCGCGGACCGCCGCCGCGTCGTGTTCGCCACCGTCGTCGGCACCACCGTGGAGTGGTACGACTTCTTCATCTACGCGACCGCCGTCGGACTCGTGTTCGGGCAGCTCTTCTTCGCCCCGCTGGGCAAGGACAGCGTCCTCATCGGGTTCGCCACGGTCGGGGTGAGCTTCCTCTTCCGTCCGCTCGGCGCGTTCCTCGCCGGCCATCTCGGCGACAAGTACGGCCGCAAGGTCGTGCTCATGTGGACGCTCATCCTCATGGGTGTCGCGACGGCGCTCATCGGCGTGCTGCCGAGCGCCGAATCGATCGGGCTCGCGGCACCCGTCATCCTGGTGCTCCTCCGCATCCTGCAGGGCATCTCCGCCGGCGGCGAGTGGGGTGGCGCGGTGCTGATGGCCGTCGAGCACGCCCCCAAGACGCGGCGCGGTGCGTTCGGTGCGTCGCCGCAGATCGGCGTTCCGCTCGGCCTGCTGCTCGCGTCGGGCGTCATGGCGCTCATGTCGGCGATCGCGCCGGGGGAGCAGTTCCTCGAGTGGGGATGGCGCGTACCGTTCCTGCTGAGCGTCGTCCTCATCCTCGTCGGCTGGTACGTCCGCCGCCGCGTCGAGGAGAGCCCCGTCTTCCTCGAGCTCGCCGAGCGCAAAGAGCACAGCCGGATGCCGATCGTCGAGCTGTTCCGCAAGCACGCCGTGCTCGTGATCGTCGCCGCCTTCGTCTTCGCGGGCAACAACGCCGTCGGGTACATGACCACCGGTGGGTACATCCAGGGCTACGCCACGAACCCCGAGGGGCCGCTCGGCCTCGACCGCGGTCCGGTGCTCTGGGCGGTGACAGGGTCCGCCGTGACCTGGCTGCTGTCGACGCTCGTCGCCGGTTTCGCCTCGGACCGGTTCGGCCGACGGACGACGTACATCGCGGGCTGGATCATGCAACTCGTGGGCGTCTTCACGCTCTTCCCCCTGGTCAACACCGGCAACGTCTTCGTCCTGTTCCTGGGCCTTGCGATCCTCACGATCGGGCTCGGCTTCACGTACGGACCGCAGGCGGCGCTGTACGCCGAGCTGTTCCCCGCGTCCATCCGGTTCTCGGGCGTCTCGATCTCGTACGCCATCGGTGCCATCCTCGGCGGCGCCTTCGCGCCGACGATCGCGACGGCCCTCGTCGCGGCGTTCGGGTCGACGACCCCGGTCACCTGGTACCTCGCCGGCATGACGGTGCTCGGCCTGGTGGCGACGCTGCTGCTGCGGGATCGCAGCGGCATCCCGCTTGACCCCGATCACGAAGCAGAGCAGTCGGTCAGTCCCGTCCGCGGTCTGACGCGCGCCTGA